One genomic segment of Penaeus monodon isolate SGIC_2016 chromosome 31, NSTDA_Pmon_1, whole genome shotgun sequence includes these proteins:
- the LOC119592827 gene encoding uncharacterized protein LOC119592827, with amino-acid sequence MILHFALVVASVFCNVAAATDARNVNDSEQRHRELSSYGLPYWWLLNSALSLPQDRLDQPSSKIDEAQEDVSDQDLSVLSLMLPTEDQREKNMSKLPLSSPSYLAKRSRRCGTKGRGRCRRGEVTVIPAAQVSESWKNDYAALPEVMVELSQKQAEETACKGMSVQLFRVDLSEHFLEPLWVRDTVHLGMCPSKLQMRELGSNVMPPRVVETKCLCQQESCSNLGGDFRCQAVKKSISTWVRLEENKYIPSQELVTIGCVCVQRASPEGKYAKPALLS; translated from the coding sequence ATGATCTTACACTTTGCTTTGGTCGTAGCATCTGTTTTCTGCAACGTCGCAGCTGCTACAGATGCACGCAACGTGAACGATTCAGAGCAGCGCCACCGGGAACTGTCTTCGTACGGACTGCCCTACTGGTGGCTCCTCAACTCTGCGCTCTCCCTTCCTCAGGACCGCCTCGACCAGCCCTCCTCGAAGATAGATGAGGCTCAGGAAGACGTGTCTGACCAAgacctctctgttctctccctcaTGCTGCCGACCGAAGACCAGCGAGAAAAGAACATGTCTAAGCTCCCGCTGTCCTCCCCAAGCTACCTGGCCAAACGATCCCGACGGTGCGGAACCAAGGGGCGAGGTCGCTGCCGTCGCGGTGAGGTCACCGTCATTCCAGCTGCCCAGGTGAGCGAGAGCTGGAAGAACGACTATGCCGCCTTGCCGGAAGTCATGGTCGAGCTCTCCCAGAAGCAGGCGGAGGAGACAGCGTGCAAGGGCATGTCCGTGCAGCTGTTCCGCGTGGACCTGAGCGAGCACTTCCTCGAGCCTCTGTGGGTGCGCGACACAGTCCACCTGGGCATGTGCCCCTCCAAACTGCAGATGCGGGAACTCGGAAGCAACGTGATGCCACCGAGGGTCGTCGAGACCAAGTGCCTGTGCCAGCAAGAATCCTGCTCCAACCTCGGCGGCGACTTCCGCTGCCAGGCGGTGAAGAAGTCCATCTCGACCTGGGTGCGCCTCGAGGAGAACAAATACATCCCGTCTCAGGAGCTGGTGACGATAGGCTGCGTGTGCGTCCAGAGAGCGAGTCCAGAGGGCAAGTATGCTAAGCCAGCCCTTCTTTCTTAA